The following proteins are co-located in the Dromiciops gliroides isolate mDroGli1 chromosome 2, mDroGli1.pri, whole genome shotgun sequence genome:
- the LOC122740394 gene encoding zinc finger protein 883-like isoform X2, producing the protein MVPECLTSRSQESVTFKDVAVDFTQEEWGNLDSTQRDLYWAVMLENYRNLVYLGFPVSKPEVISCMNEGEESWIFKKEISKVTFPDWETRPESKESVTEQNTSNEELILRRLIMDDTKNCQRQDWEYNVKLGKQQGNQEKYSGQRVACTKTPGILIDHSFNKFQGSFSLGSIFAAQETDSVRRKLHQYDTHQMILNEYSSDILQQLPSGKTPQNNDSEVFYKTSNFIQCNSIETGGETYESNECRKAFSQNTYFTQHQKNHTSEKLYKCNKCGKAFGRSTLLIQHQNIHTGEKHYKCNECGKAFTQRTHLVQHQRIHTGEKPYECNNCGKTFRYRSNLTQHQRIHTGKKPYKCNECGKAFRESSSLIRHQIIHTGEKTYECNKCGKTFIHSSSLSQHQRIHTGEKPFECNECGKAFSSSSSFIKHKRIHTGEKRYKCSECGKAFSQSTHAIQHQKIHARKKPFEYNEFGIGFSNISSFLKNQRINTGEKRYKCNECGKAFSQRTHAIQHQRIHTGEKPFECNDCGKAFSNSSSFVKHQRIHTGEKRYKCSECGKAFTQSTHAIRHQRIHTRNKPFECNECGNAFSQRTHLVQHQRIHTGERPFECNECGKTFRHRSSLTQHQRIHTGEKPYECNTCRKAFRSRSSLTKHQRIHSEEMLYE; encoded by the exons atggttCCTGAATGCTTGACTTCTCGGTCCCAG GAATCAGTGACATTCAAAGATGTGGCTGTGGACTTTACCCAGGAAGAATGGGGGAATCTGGATTCAACTCAGAGGGATCTATATTGGGCAGTGATGCTGGAAAATTACAGGAACTTGGTATACCTGG GGTTTCCAGTTTCCAAACCAGAAGTTATATCCTGCATGAATGAAGGGGAAGAATCATGGATATTcaagaaagaaatctcaaaagttACTTTTCCAG attggGAGACTAGGCCTGAAAGCAAAGAGTCAGTTACAGAACAGAACACTTCAAATGAAGAACTGATCCTGAGAAGACTTATAATGGATGATACTAAGAATTGCCAAAGACAAGACTGGGAATATAATGTCAAGTTGGGGAAGCAGCAGGGCAATCAAGAGAAGTATTCTGGGCAGAGAGTTGCCTGCACAAAAACTCCTGGTATACTAATAGACCATAGTTTTAATAAATTTCAGGGAAGCTTCAGTCTAGGGTCAATCTTTGCTGCCCAAGAAACAGATTCTGTGAGAAGGAAGTTACATCAATATGACACACATCAAATGATACTCAATGAGTATTCTTCAGACATTCTGCAACAACTGCCTTCAGGGAAGACACCTCAAAATAATGACTCTGAAGTCTTCTATAAAACCTCTAACTTTATCCAATGTAATAGCATAGAGACTGGGGGTGAAACATATGAATCTAATGAATGTAGGAAGGCCTTCAGCCAAAACACATATTTTACTCAACATCAGAAAAACCACACTAGTGAGAAACTctataaatgtaataaatgtggCAAAGCCTTTGGCCGAAGTACTTTGCTTATCCAACATCAGAatattcatactggagagaaacactataagtgtaatgaatgtggtaaGGCCTTTACACAGAGAACACACTTGGTTCAGCATCAgcgaatccacactggagagaaaccatatgaatgtaataactGTGGAAAGACTTTTAGGTACAGATCaaatcttactcagcatcagagaatccatactggaaagaaaccctataaatgtaatgaatgtgggaaagctttcaggGAGAGCTCATCTCTTATTCGTCATCAGATTATCCATACTGGAGAAAAAACATATGAATGCAATAAATGTGGAAAAACCTTTATCCACAGCTCATCTCTTAGCCAACATCAGAggatccacactggagagaaaccctttgaatgtaatgaatgtgggaaagcattCAGTAGTAGCTCATCCTTTATTAaacataagagaattcatactggagagaaacgttataaatgtagtgaatgtgggaaagctttcagcCAGAGCACACATGCTATTCAACATCAAAAAATCCATGCCAGAAAGAAACCCTTTGAGTATAATGAATTTGGAATAGGTTTCAGTAACATCTCAtctttccttaaaaatcagagaaTTAATACTGGAGAGAAAcgatataaatgtaatgaatgtggaaaagcctttagcCAGCGCACACATGCTATTCAGCATCAAAGAatacacactggagagaaaccctttgagtGTAATgattgtgggaaagccttcagtaaCAGCTCATCCTTtgttaaacatcagagaattcatactggagagaaacgaTATAAGTgtagtgaatgtggaaaagcttttaCCCAAAGTACACATGCTATTCGACATCAAAGAATCCACACTAGAAATAAACCCTTTGAGTGCAATGAATGTGGCAATGCCTTTAGTCAGAGAACTCATCTTGTTCAGCATCAGCGAATCCACACTGGGGAGAgaccctttgaatgtaatgaatgtggaaaaaccTTTAGGCACCGCTCATCTCTTACccagcatcagagaatccatactggagagaaaccctatgaatgtaataCATGTAGGAAAGCCTTCAGATCTAGATCATCACTTACTAAACATCAAAGAATCCATAGTGAAGAGATGCTATATGAATGA
- the LOC122739415 gene encoding olfactory receptor 1N1-like, producing the protein MEHGNQTAIFEFLLHGLSQWSEHQDLFFGLFLSMYLVTLAGNLLIFLAIVTETCLHTPMYFFLACLSFADIGLSSSVVLKMLHNMYTQHHTISYTGCLMQLYFFLTFGNLDNFLLGVMAYDHYVAICHPLHYSTVMNPRLCVLLVSACFVLTNIHAFIHTILMSKLSFCVRGEISHFFCDISPLLKLSCSDTHINELMVLVLAAPVLMIPFLCTLASYIQIVSAILRIPSGSGGRRKAFSTCGSHLSVVCLFYGTTSSVYLVPSSSFSKNDIVISVVYTVATPMLNPFLYSLRNRDMKAALRILIKSRIFGPLS; encoded by the coding sequence ATGGAACATGGAAATCAAACTGCTATCTTTGAGTTCCTCCTTCATGGACTCTCCCAGTGGTCAGAACACCAGGATCTCTTCTTTGGGCTGTTCCTGTCCATGTATCTAGTCACTCTGGCTGGGAATCTGCTCATCTTCCTGGCAATTGTCACAGAAACTTGTCTTCACACCCCCATGTACTTTTTCTTAGCCTGTCTTTCCTTTGCTGATATTGGTCTATCCTCCAGTGTAGTTTTGAAGATGCTCCATAATATGTATACCCAGCATCACACCATCTCCTACACAGGGTGCCTGATGCAGCTCTATTTCTTCCTGACATTTGGCAACCTGGACAATTTTTTATTGGGTGTAATGGCATATGATCATTATGTGGCCATCTGTCATCCACTCCACTACAGCACAGTCATGAACCCTAGGCTCTGTGTCTTGCTAGTGAGTGCTTGCTTTGTCCTGACTAATATCCATGCTTTCATACACACCATCCTCATGTCAAAACTGTCTTTTTGCGTACGTGGGGAAATCTCACACTTTTTCTGTGACATCAGCCCTCTCTTGAAGCTGTCTTGCTCTGATACACATATCAATGAGTTGATGGTCTTAGTTCTGGCTGCCCCAGTTTTGATGATTCCCTTCCTGTGCACCTTGGCCTCCTATATCCAAATTGTTTCAGCCATCCTCAGGATTCCTTCAGGGAGTGGAGGGAGGCGCAAGGCCTTTTCCACTTGTGGTTCTCATCTCTCTGTTGTCTGTTTGTTCTATGGCACCACTTCTAGTGTCTATCTTGTTCCATCATCTTCCTTCTCCAAAAATGACATTGTGATCTCTGTGGTATACACAGTAGCCACCCCAATGCTGAATCCTTTCCTTTATAGCTTGAGGAACCGGGACATGAAAGCAGCCCTGAGGATTCTTATTAAAAGCAGGATATTTGGCCCTTTGTCATAA
- the LOC122740394 gene encoding zinc finger protein 345-like isoform X1 translates to MMTSLLRPQILTPHEDDLVLRVDIPSGQDMIREKSDVEVARQSFRWYQYPEVAGPQEALIQLWKLCCKWLRPEIHTKEQILELLVLEQFLTILPGDIRIWVKSQHPTNSKEVVSLVEDLTQTTEDRAINYQDSRILQEEKKEERMVPECLTSRSQESVTFKDVAVDFTQEEWGNLDSTQRDLYWAVMLENYRNLVYLGFPVSKPEVISCMNEGEESWIFKKEISKVTFPDWETRPESKESVTEQNTSNEELILRRLIMDDTKNCQRQDWEYNVKLGKQQGNQEKYSGQRVACTKTPGILIDHSFNKFQGSFSLGSIFAAQETDSVRRKLHQYDTHQMILNEYSSDILQQLPSGKTPQNNDSEVFYKTSNFIQCNSIETGGETYESNECRKAFSQNTYFTQHQKNHTSEKLYKCNKCGKAFGRSTLLIQHQNIHTGEKHYKCNECGKAFTQRTHLVQHQRIHTGEKPYECNNCGKTFRYRSNLTQHQRIHTGKKPYKCNECGKAFRESSSLIRHQIIHTGEKTYECNKCGKTFIHSSSLSQHQRIHTGEKPFECNECGKAFSSSSSFIKHKRIHTGEKRYKCSECGKAFSQSTHAIQHQKIHARKKPFEYNEFGIGFSNISSFLKNQRINTGEKRYKCNECGKAFSQRTHAIQHQRIHTGEKPFECNDCGKAFSNSSSFVKHQRIHTGEKRYKCSECGKAFTQSTHAIRHQRIHTRNKPFECNECGNAFSQRTHLVQHQRIHTGERPFECNECGKTFRHRSSLTQHQRIHTGEKPYECNTCRKAFRSRSSLTKHQRIHSEEMLYE, encoded by the exons atgatgaCATCTCTCTTGAGGCCCCAAATCTTGACTCCACATGAAGATGACTTAGTCCTCAGAGTTGATATTCCTAGTGGGCAAGATATGATCCGAGAAAAATCAGATGTTGAAGTTGCTCGCCAGAGTTTTAGGTGGTATCAATACCCAGAAGTGGCTGGGCCCCAAGAAGCCCTCATCCAACTATGGAAACTTTGTTGTAAATGGCTTAGGCCAGAGATTCATACAAAggaacagattctggagctgctTGTGCTAGAGCAATTTCTAACCATCCTGCCTGGGGATATCAGGATTTGGGTGAAATCCCAACATCCCACAAATAGCAAAGAGGTGGTGAGCCTGGTGGAGGACTTGACCCAAACAACTGAGGACAGAG CTATTAATTATCAGGATTCTAGAATActccaggaagagaaaaaagaagaaagaatggttCCTGAATGCTTGACTTCTCGGTCCCAG GAATCAGTGACATTCAAAGATGTGGCTGTGGACTTTACCCAGGAAGAATGGGGGAATCTGGATTCAACTCAGAGGGATCTATATTGGGCAGTGATGCTGGAAAATTACAGGAACTTGGTATACCTGG GGTTTCCAGTTTCCAAACCAGAAGTTATATCCTGCATGAATGAAGGGGAAGAATCATGGATATTcaagaaagaaatctcaaaagttACTTTTCCAG attggGAGACTAGGCCTGAAAGCAAAGAGTCAGTTACAGAACAGAACACTTCAAATGAAGAACTGATCCTGAGAAGACTTATAATGGATGATACTAAGAATTGCCAAAGACAAGACTGGGAATATAATGTCAAGTTGGGGAAGCAGCAGGGCAATCAAGAGAAGTATTCTGGGCAGAGAGTTGCCTGCACAAAAACTCCTGGTATACTAATAGACCATAGTTTTAATAAATTTCAGGGAAGCTTCAGTCTAGGGTCAATCTTTGCTGCCCAAGAAACAGATTCTGTGAGAAGGAAGTTACATCAATATGACACACATCAAATGATACTCAATGAGTATTCTTCAGACATTCTGCAACAACTGCCTTCAGGGAAGACACCTCAAAATAATGACTCTGAAGTCTTCTATAAAACCTCTAACTTTATCCAATGTAATAGCATAGAGACTGGGGGTGAAACATATGAATCTAATGAATGTAGGAAGGCCTTCAGCCAAAACACATATTTTACTCAACATCAGAAAAACCACACTAGTGAGAAACTctataaatgtaataaatgtggCAAAGCCTTTGGCCGAAGTACTTTGCTTATCCAACATCAGAatattcatactggagagaaacactataagtgtaatgaatgtggtaaGGCCTTTACACAGAGAACACACTTGGTTCAGCATCAgcgaatccacactggagagaaaccatatgaatgtaataactGTGGAAAGACTTTTAGGTACAGATCaaatcttactcagcatcagagaatccatactggaaagaaaccctataaatgtaatgaatgtgggaaagctttcaggGAGAGCTCATCTCTTATTCGTCATCAGATTATCCATACTGGAGAAAAAACATATGAATGCAATAAATGTGGAAAAACCTTTATCCACAGCTCATCTCTTAGCCAACATCAGAggatccacactggagagaaaccctttgaatgtaatgaatgtgggaaagcattCAGTAGTAGCTCATCCTTTATTAaacataagagaattcatactggagagaaacgttataaatgtagtgaatgtgggaaagctttcagcCAGAGCACACATGCTATTCAACATCAAAAAATCCATGCCAGAAAGAAACCCTTTGAGTATAATGAATTTGGAATAGGTTTCAGTAACATCTCAtctttccttaaaaatcagagaaTTAATACTGGAGAGAAAcgatataaatgtaatgaatgtggaaaagcctttagcCAGCGCACACATGCTATTCAGCATCAAAGAatacacactggagagaaaccctttgagtGTAATgattgtgggaaagccttcagtaaCAGCTCATCCTTtgttaaacatcagagaattcatactggagagaaacgaTATAAGTgtagtgaatgtggaaaagcttttaCCCAAAGTACACATGCTATTCGACATCAAAGAATCCACACTAGAAATAAACCCTTTGAGTGCAATGAATGTGGCAATGCCTTTAGTCAGAGAACTCATCTTGTTCAGCATCAGCGAATCCACACTGGGGAGAgaccctttgaatgtaatgaatgtggaaaaaccTTTAGGCACCGCTCATCTCTTACccagcatcagagaatccatactggagagaaaccctatgaatgtaataCATGTAGGAAAGCCTTCAGATCTAGATCATCACTTACTAAACATCAAAGAATCCATAGTGAAGAGATGCTATATGAATGA